One Amorphoplanes digitatis genomic window carries:
- a CDS encoding GH12 family glycosyl hydrolase domain-containing protein, with translation MRRAIRAITAAALLAAGSITTFVVAGPAHADTQICEQYGSTTIGGRYTVMNNRWGTSAEQCINVTGSGFSITRQQGVGNTSGAPVSYPAVYLGCHYTNCSPGSNLPMQVSSISSANSSIGYTYVSGATYDAAYDIWLDPSPRKDGVNAMEIMIWFNRQGSIQPIGSAIGNTTIGGRTWQVWQGSNGSNNVISYVAPSAITSWNFSVLDFINDVRNRGAITNSWYLTSIQAGFEPWIGGAGLAVTSFSATVNGGGPTTPPTTPPTTPPTTPPTGGTSACRVTYAADSWNNGFVANVTVGNTGSAAINGWTLGFTLPSGQAITNSWNATLSGTGGALTARNVAFNGSIPAGGSASFGFQGTYSGGFATPSTFTLNGATCTRA, from the coding sequence ATGAGACGCGCCATCCGCGCCATCACGGCGGCCGCTCTGCTCGCCGCGGGCTCGATCACCACATTCGTGGTCGCCGGTCCCGCGCACGCCGACACGCAAATCTGCGAGCAGTACGGGTCCACCACGATCGGCGGCCGTTACACCGTGATGAACAACCGCTGGGGCACCTCCGCGGAACAGTGCATCAATGTCACTGGCAGCGGTTTCTCGATCACCCGACAGCAGGGCGTCGGCAACACGAGCGGGGCGCCGGTGTCCTACCCGGCGGTCTACCTCGGCTGCCATTACACGAACTGTTCTCCCGGTTCCAACCTGCCGATGCAGGTCAGCTCGATCAGCAGCGCGAACAGCAGCATCGGCTACACCTATGTATCCGGTGCCACCTATGACGCCGCCTATGACATCTGGCTGGACCCGTCGCCCCGCAAGGACGGCGTCAACGCCATGGAGATCATGATCTGGTTCAACCGGCAGGGCTCGATCCAGCCGATCGGCTCCGCCATCGGCAACACCACGATCGGCGGCCGCACCTGGCAGGTCTGGCAGGGCAGCAACGGCTCCAACAACGTCATCTCGTACGTGGCACCGTCGGCGATCACCAGCTGGAACTTCAGCGTGCTGGACTTCATCAACGACGTGAGGAACCGCGGCGCGATCACCAACTCCTGGTACCTGACCAGCATCCAGGCCGGATTCGAGCCGTGGATCGGCGGCGCGGGCCTTGCCGTCACCAGCTTCTCGGCGACGGTCAACGGCGGCGGCCCGACCACTCCGCCGACCACGCCCCCGACCACGCCACCGACCACTCCGCCCACCGGCGGCACCTCGGCCTGCCGGGTCACCTACGCGGCGGACTCGTGGAACAACGGCTTCGTCGCCAACGTGACGGTCGGCAACACCGGCAGCGCCGCGATCAACGGCTGGACGCTCGGCTTCACGCTCCCCAGCGGCCAGGCGATCACCAACTCCTGGAACGCGACGCTCTCCGGCACCGGCGGCGCGCTGACCGCCCGCAACGTCGCCTTCAACGGCAGCATCCCGGCCGGCGGCAGCGCGTCCTTCGGCTTCCAGGGCACCTACAGCGGCGGCTTCGCCACCCCGTCCACCTTCACCCTCAACGGAGCGACCTGCACCCGCGCCTAG
- a CDS encoding histone-like nucleoid-structuring protein Lsr2 — protein sequence MAKQVITLLTDDLDGGEADRTVEFGLDGVNYTIDLSEKNAGKLRKALDPYLAVATRIGRSGVEARAARRGAAPVSTGRASRDQNQAIREWASKNGYEVSERGRIPSSIVEAYHSKR from the coding sequence ATGGCCAAGCAGGTAATTACCCTTCTGACCGATGACCTCGACGGCGGCGAGGCCGACCGCACCGTCGAGTTCGGACTCGACGGTGTGAACTACACGATTGACCTGTCGGAAAAGAACGCCGGCAAGCTGCGTAAGGCGCTCGACCCCTACCTGGCGGTCGCCACCCGCATCGGCCGCTCGGGCGTCGAGGCCCGGGCCGCCCGGCGCGGGGCCGCACCGGTGAGCACCGGCCGGGCCAGCCGCGACCAGAATCAGGCCATTCGCGAGTGGGCGAGCAAGAACGGCTACGAGGTTTCCGAGCGCGGCCGGATCCCGAGCTCCATCGTCGAGGCGTACCACAGCAAGCGATAG
- a CDS encoding GMC oxidoreductase yields the protein MTNYDIVVVGSGFGGSVTALRLTEKGYRVGVLEAGRRYTPQTLPKTSWDLRAFLWAPALGLRGIQRITLLKDIVVLSAAGVGGGSLVYANTLYQPPAPFFADPRWSGITDWAAELEPHYAQATRMLGVTVQPSMTPSDEVVKSVAEDMGVGGTFRRTPVGVFFGEPGKTVPDPYFGGAGPERTGCTECGDCMIGCRTGAKNRLDLNYLYLAERAGAVIHPETTVKALRPVDGGWLLTTSKGSFTARQVVLSAGALGTQRLLHAMRDTGVLPRLSARLGALTRTNSEALLGAQALKVPEKPFSAGVAITSSFHPDADTHIEPVRYGPGSNAMGLLTTLLVDGGGRVPRPVRFLGQALRHPGLLLRSLSNRRWSDKTIIALVMQTLDNSLTVRRTRRGRLTTGPGHGPANPTWIPVGHEAVRRMAKKIGGHPGGAIGDVFDIPMTAHILGGVTIGDSPETGVVDPYQRVYGYEGLHVVDGSVIPANLGVNPSLTITALAERAMSLWPNAGEADARPAPGADYRRLAPVAPRSPAVPAHAPAALRILPTAPPAT from the coding sequence ATGACGAACTACGACATCGTCGTCGTGGGCAGCGGTTTCGGCGGCAGCGTCACGGCGCTGCGGCTGACGGAGAAGGGCTACCGGGTCGGCGTGCTCGAGGCCGGCCGGCGCTACACACCGCAGACGCTGCCGAAGACGTCCTGGGACCTGCGGGCGTTCCTCTGGGCGCCCGCGCTCGGCCTGCGCGGCATCCAGCGGATCACGCTGCTCAAGGACATCGTGGTGCTCTCCGCGGCCGGCGTCGGCGGCGGCTCGCTGGTGTACGCGAACACGCTCTACCAGCCACCCGCCCCGTTCTTCGCCGACCCGCGCTGGTCCGGGATCACCGACTGGGCCGCCGAGCTCGAGCCGCACTACGCGCAGGCGACCAGGATGCTGGGCGTCACGGTCCAGCCGTCGATGACGCCCTCCGACGAGGTGGTCAAGTCGGTCGCCGAGGACATGGGCGTCGGCGGCACGTTCCGCCGTACCCCGGTGGGTGTCTTCTTCGGCGAGCCCGGCAAGACGGTGCCGGATCCCTACTTCGGCGGTGCCGGTCCCGAGCGGACGGGGTGCACCGAGTGCGGCGACTGCATGATCGGCTGCCGCACCGGCGCGAAGAACCGGCTGGACCTGAACTATCTCTACCTGGCCGAGCGGGCCGGCGCGGTCATACACCCGGAGACCACGGTCAAGGCGCTGCGCCCGGTCGACGGCGGCTGGCTGCTGACGACGTCCAAGGGCAGCTTCACCGCGCGGCAGGTCGTGCTCTCCGCCGGGGCGCTCGGCACCCAGCGGCTGCTGCACGCCATGCGGGACACCGGCGTGCTGCCGAGGCTGTCCGCCCGGCTCGGTGCCCTGACCCGGACCAACTCGGAGGCGCTGCTCGGCGCGCAGGCGCTGAAGGTGCCGGAGAAGCCGTTCTCCGCCGGGGTCGCCATCACGTCGAGCTTCCACCCGGACGCCGACACCCACATCGAGCCGGTCCGCTACGGCCCCGGAAGCAACGCCATGGGCCTGCTCACGACCCTGCTCGTCGACGGCGGCGGAAGAGTGCCGCGGCCGGTCCGCTTCCTCGGCCAGGCGCTGCGCCACCCGGGCCTGCTGCTGCGCTCGCTCTCCAACCGGCGGTGGTCCGACAAGACCATCATCGCGCTGGTCATGCAGACCCTGGACAACTCCCTGACGGTACGCAGAACGCGCCGCGGGCGGCTCACCACCGGGCCGGGACACGGGCCGGCCAACCCGACCTGGATCCCGGTCGGCCACGAGGCGGTGCGCCGGATGGCCAAGAAGATCGGCGGCCACCCGGGCGGCGCGATCGGCGACGTCTTCGACATCCCGATGACCGCGCACATCCTGGGCGGCGTCACGATCGGCGACTCCCCCGAGACCGGCGTTGTCGACCCGTACCAGCGCGTATACGGCTACGAGGGGCTGCACGTCGTGGACGGCTCGGTGATCCCGGCGAACCTCGGCGTGAACCCCTCGCTGACCATCACGGCGCTGGCGGAGCGGGCGATGTCGCTGTGGCCCAACGCCGGCGAGGCCGACGCACGCCCGGCGCCGGGCGCGGACTATCGACGGCTCGCGCCGGTCGCGCCGCGCTCCCCCGCCGTGCCCGCGCACGCGCCGGCGGCGCTGCGCATCCTGCCGACCGCCCCGCCGGCGACCTGA
- a CDS encoding biotin-dependent carboxyltransferase family protein — protein MTVTVLRPGPLTVLKDRGRAGHAGQGVAPSGAVDRSARARANALVGNSPDAAVLECTLGGLRVRFDSPATAVLTGTDAVLSVGGDHAGVEEVVEVPAGAEVTVTMPRRGLRSYLAVRGGFAVPPVLGSRSTDRLTGIGPPRPAAGDVLPIGTAPPGGRGTGTASARGATPPAGEPWEVDIGPRDDWFTAVALETLLSAEFTVSPASDSVGLRLTGPALSRSRTAELPSEGVVRGAIQVPPDGQPIIFQSDHPVTGGYPVIAVLTPAAADLAAQARPGAKVRFAVAPG, from the coding sequence ATGACCGTGACCGTCCTGCGGCCCGGCCCGCTGACCGTGCTGAAGGACCGCGGCCGGGCCGGCCACGCCGGCCAGGGCGTCGCACCGTCGGGTGCCGTCGACCGGTCGGCCCGCGCCCGCGCGAACGCCCTGGTCGGAAACTCGCCGGACGCGGCCGTGCTGGAGTGCACCCTCGGCGGCCTGCGGGTCCGCTTCGACTCGCCGGCCACCGCCGTGCTGACCGGCACCGACGCCGTCCTCTCGGTCGGCGGCGACCACGCGGGGGTCGAGGAGGTCGTCGAGGTGCCGGCCGGCGCCGAGGTCACCGTGACGATGCCGCGCCGGGGCCTGCGCAGCTACCTCGCGGTACGCGGCGGCTTCGCCGTCCCGCCGGTCCTGGGCTCGCGCTCGACGGACCGGTTGACCGGCATCGGCCCGCCCCGGCCGGCCGCCGGCGACGTGCTGCCGATCGGCACGGCGCCGCCCGGCGGCCGCGGTACCGGCACCGCGTCCGCGCGCGGCGCGACCCCGCCCGCCGGCGAACCGTGGGAGGTCGATATCGGGCCGCGCGACGACTGGTTCACCGCGGTGGCCCTCGAGACCCTCCTGAGCGCGGAGTTCACCGTCTCCCCCGCCTCCGACTCGGTCGGGCTGCGCCTCACCGGGCCCGCGCTGTCCCGCTCCCGCACCGCGGAGCTGCCCAGCGAGGGCGTGGTCCGCGGCGCGATCCAGGTGCCGCCCGACGGGCAGCCGATCATCTTCCAGTCCGACCATCCGGTCACCGGCGGCTATCCGGTGATCGCGGTCCTGACCCCGGCGGCGGCCGACCTGGCCGCGCAGGCCCGCCCGGGCGCCAAGGTCCGCTTTGCCGTCGCCCCCGGCTGA
- a CDS encoding 5-oxoprolinase subunit B family protein — MRFLRCGREAVLVEVDDLPAALSLYAALRSAGLHGVVDLVPAARTVLIHLDPAVTSPAAVERATAGLPVGGADPAGAGTVEIPVRYDGPDLDDVAEHTGLTREAVVALHTGSAWTVAFAGFAPGFGYLTGGDPRLDVPRRDSPRTRIPAGSVGLAGRFSGVYPNDSPGGWQLIGSTTERMWDLDRPEPALLTPGVRVTFRAVQ, encoded by the coding sequence ATGAGATTTCTCCGCTGCGGCCGCGAGGCCGTGCTGGTCGAGGTCGACGACCTGCCCGCCGCCCTCTCGCTGTACGCGGCCCTGCGCTCGGCCGGCCTGCACGGCGTGGTCGACCTGGTACCCGCGGCCCGGACGGTGCTGATCCACCTCGACCCGGCCGTCACGTCACCGGCGGCGGTCGAGCGGGCGACCGCCGGGCTGCCCGTCGGCGGCGCGGACCCGGCCGGCGCCGGGACGGTCGAGATTCCGGTGCGCTACGACGGCCCCGACCTGGACGACGTGGCCGAGCACACCGGCCTGACCCGGGAGGCGGTGGTCGCCCTGCACACCGGGTCGGCGTGGACCGTGGCGTTCGCCGGCTTCGCACCGGGCTTCGGCTACCTGACCGGCGGCGATCCCCGCCTCGACGTGCCGCGGCGCGACTCGCCGCGCACCCGGATACCGGCGGGCTCTGTCGGGCTGGCCGGCCGGTTCTCCGGCGTCTACCCGAACGACAGCCCCGGCGGCTGGCAGTTGATCGGCAGCACCACCGAGCGCATGTGGGACCTCGACCGCCCGGAGCCGGCCCTGCTCACACCCGGCGTCAGGGTGACGTTCAGGGCGGTGCAGTGA
- a CDS encoding class I SAM-dependent methyltransferase has translation MSTDFVRSNTRLAPVPFLPELVLHQAEEPIELWERTEAAGAEQPPPFWAFAWAGGQALARHVLDDPDLVAGRSVLDLATGSGLVAVAAARAGARPVTANDIDPLSLAAAEANAQANGVEVRTVEGDLLEDGYAEADVILAGDVFYSREMAGRVLPFLRRAAGRGALVLVGDPGRAYLPIEAMILRSTYDVPVIEALESVAVRRTSVWQVVIHPR, from the coding sequence GTGTCCACCGACTTCGTGCGCTCCAACACGCGACTCGCGCCCGTGCCCTTCCTTCCCGAACTCGTCCTGCACCAGGCCGAGGAGCCGATCGAGCTCTGGGAGCGGACGGAGGCGGCCGGCGCCGAGCAGCCTCCGCCGTTCTGGGCGTTCGCGTGGGCCGGCGGCCAGGCGCTGGCCCGGCACGTGCTCGACGACCCGGATCTGGTCGCCGGCCGGTCCGTGCTCGACCTGGCGACCGGCTCGGGCCTGGTCGCGGTCGCCGCCGCCCGCGCCGGGGCGCGGCCGGTGACGGCGAACGACATCGATCCGCTCTCGCTCGCGGCCGCCGAGGCCAACGCGCAGGCCAACGGCGTCGAGGTCCGGACCGTCGAGGGAGATCTGTTGGAGGACGGGTACGCAGAGGCCGACGTGATCCTGGCCGGCGACGTCTTCTACAGCCGCGAGATGGCCGGCCGGGTGCTTCCGTTCCTGCGGCGGGCCGCGGGCCGGGGCGCGCTGGTGCTGGTCGGCGACCCGGGGCGGGCATACCTGCCGATCGAGGCGATGATCCTGCGCAGCACCTACGACGTGCCCGTGATCGAGGCGCTGGAGAGCGTGGCGGTACGCCGGACGAGCGTCTGGCAGGTGGTCATCCACCCCCGGTAA
- a CDS encoding SDR family NAD(P)-dependent oxidoreductase — protein MPVVIITGASSGIGRATALRLGRPGTTVVLAARRGSELAEVAAQIEANGGTALPVPTDLADPAQITALVEKAGTVDVLINNAGLGGASSVLTDDATVTAMVDVNLQAPIRLMRAVVPSMRAAGSGSIINIGSVAGEIGISGAYSATKFALRGMTDSVRRELAGTGIGVTLIEPGYIATELTAHRKSRLPGPEIVVDAIERALRRPRRRIVVPLRYRLAIAAASALPQIVDRAYAGKAARAR, from the coding sequence ATGCCGGTCGTCATCATCACGGGCGCTTCCAGCGGCATCGGCCGCGCCACCGCGCTGCGGCTGGGCCGGCCGGGCACGACGGTCGTGCTCGCGGCCCGGCGCGGCTCGGAGCTGGCGGAGGTGGCCGCCCAGATCGAGGCGAACGGCGGCACCGCCCTGCCCGTGCCGACCGACCTCGCCGACCCGGCGCAGATCACCGCCCTGGTCGAGAAGGCCGGCACGGTCGACGTGCTGATCAACAACGCGGGCCTCGGCGGGGCGTCGTCGGTGCTGACCGACGACGCGACGGTCACCGCCATGGTCGACGTGAACCTGCAGGCGCCGATCCGGCTCATGCGCGCGGTGGTCCCGTCGATGCGGGCGGCCGGATCCGGTTCGATCATCAACATCGGCTCGGTGGCCGGCGAGATCGGCATCAGCGGCGCCTACTCGGCGACGAAGTTCGCGCTGCGCGGCATGACCGACTCGGTACGCCGGGAGCTCGCCGGCACCGGCATCGGCGTCACCCTGATCGAGCCGGGATACATCGCGACGGAGCTGACAGCCCACCGCAAGAGCCGGCTGCCGGGTCCGGAGATCGTGGTCGACGCGATCGAGCGGGCGCTGCGCCGGCCGCGGCGGCGCATCGTGGTGCCGCTGCGCTACCGCCTCGCGATCGCGGCGGCGAGCGCCCTGCCGCAGATCGTCGACCGCGCCTACGCCGGCAAGGCGGCCCGCGCCCGGTAG
- a CDS encoding putative bifunctional diguanylate cyclase/phosphodiesterase codes for MPTKLAAALFGTGMVSLGVAYHAVPAWQLPLLLLAGLAAILMITVGIRRHRPDSRVPWHLLAVAVALSAIGTTASRAGPAAERVLASLDEIGVGIMLAARPLLAVTLFWFVRLRTGGRRDRGGLLDALTLTSGMALLAWTFVIGPYLRHADLSADEAWVTMAFAVGDLVCLALLTRLLTTPGRGGRAALWLAGGILALLLTDVVTLVSFREDVAFLSAFGRIPLYAAAGLAAMSASMTELTRPAAAPSAELGRVRLALLALASLAAPAVLVFQARVDGGVFDLNVVAVLSACTFLLVLARMAGVMASHRQAMARERGLRGASAALVSAADADEVGDAVRTAVAQLLPADVPHKVVLAMAFTEPEQPVSPEAAAQSAHDRSTGTTARLVATREVDWAVAVRLTQFNTVLRCPLVLKDRPTGDPLVGVLHVGGPSWALRGLQRTLEVLATQIALALERIALSEEVTRRNSETYFRTLVQNTSDVILIVDDEDRVRYASPSAVQVLGAEPVGVRLPDIIHPGDRLRLADVLASVRGGAGTQQGLDFRAVGRRRTEVMLEMHCRDLRADQTVAGLVVTLRDVTERRQLERELTHQAFHDSLTGLANRVLFADRLQHALARGVRDSAVVGVLFIDLDDFKIINDTLGHAVGDQLLIAVAARIAGALRADDTAARLGGDEFAALVENVQDPGAVEETATRILAALAEPIVIDGESLQAMASIGITTTPEADTADALLRQADLALYVAKGAGKNQWRRYQSHLHDVMVQRLELRSALDHAVNEGHFLLQYQPIVDLETDEAVGFEALVRWHHPSRGVIAPDQFIEVAEESGLIVPMGRWVLDQALHTVAQWRRILPRARQPYVSVNVSVRQFRQQGFVDQVRASLDYAGVPPQALMLEITETLLMGDDEQIWADLAVLQDLGVRIAIDDFGTGYSSLSYLRQRPIDVLKIDKTFIDDMIGSAQQHALVAGIVSLAQTLNLTVVAEGIEDATHRQMLAQLGCPLGQGYYYSAPLDPTEALAWLRAPMPLAAA; via the coding sequence ATGCCGACCAAACTCGCGGCCGCTCTCTTCGGCACCGGCATGGTCTCGCTCGGCGTGGCCTACCACGCGGTACCGGCCTGGCAACTGCCCCTGCTCCTGCTCGCCGGCCTCGCCGCGATCCTGATGATCACCGTCGGCATCCGGCGGCACCGGCCCGACTCGCGCGTGCCCTGGCACCTGCTCGCCGTCGCGGTCGCCCTCTCGGCGATCGGCACGACCGCCAGCAGGGCGGGCCCCGCGGCCGAGCGCGTTCTCGCGAGCCTGGACGAGATCGGCGTCGGCATCATGCTCGCGGCCCGCCCGCTGCTGGCGGTGACGCTGTTCTGGTTCGTCCGGCTGCGCACCGGCGGTCGGCGCGACCGGGGCGGCCTGCTCGACGCGCTCACCCTCACCTCCGGCATGGCCCTGCTGGCCTGGACGTTCGTGATCGGCCCGTACCTGCGCCACGCCGACCTGTCGGCGGACGAGGCGTGGGTCACCATGGCGTTCGCGGTCGGCGACCTGGTCTGCCTGGCCCTGCTGACCCGGCTGCTCACCACGCCGGGGCGGGGCGGCCGGGCCGCGCTGTGGCTGGCCGGCGGCATCCTGGCGCTGCTCCTGACCGACGTCGTGACCCTTGTCTCCTTCCGCGAGGACGTCGCGTTCCTGTCCGCCTTCGGGCGGATACCCCTGTACGCGGCCGCCGGCCTCGCCGCCATGAGCGCGTCGATGACCGAGCTGACCCGGCCCGCCGCGGCGCCCTCCGCCGAGCTCGGCCGGGTCCGGCTGGCGCTGCTGGCGCTGGCCTCCCTTGCCGCGCCCGCCGTGCTGGTGTTCCAGGCCCGCGTCGACGGCGGGGTGTTCGACCTCAACGTGGTCGCGGTGCTGAGCGCCTGCACGTTCCTGCTGGTCCTGGCCCGGATGGCGGGCGTCATGGCCAGCCATCGGCAGGCCATGGCCCGCGAGCGCGGGCTGCGCGGCGCCTCGGCCGCGCTGGTCTCGGCGGCCGACGCCGACGAGGTCGGCGACGCGGTCCGCACGGCGGTGGCCCAGCTGCTGCCCGCGGACGTGCCGCACAAGGTGGTGCTCGCCATGGCGTTCACCGAACCCGAGCAGCCGGTATCGCCCGAGGCGGCGGCGCAGTCCGCACACGACCGCAGCACGGGCACGACCGCCCGTCTGGTCGCCACCCGCGAGGTCGACTGGGCCGTCGCGGTCCGGCTGACCCAGTTCAACACGGTGCTGCGCTGCCCGCTGGTGCTCAAGGACCGCCCGACCGGCGACCCGCTGGTCGGCGTGCTGCACGTCGGCGGTCCGTCCTGGGCCCTGCGCGGCCTCCAGCGGACGCTGGAGGTGCTGGCCACCCAGATCGCGCTCGCCCTGGAGCGGATCGCGCTGAGCGAGGAGGTGACCAGGCGCAACAGCGAGACCTACTTCCGCACCCTGGTGCAGAACACCTCCGACGTCATCCTGATCGTCGACGACGAGGACCGGGTGCGGTACGCCAGCCCGTCCGCCGTACAGGTGCTCGGCGCCGAGCCGGTCGGCGTACGCCTGCCGGACATCATCCACCCGGGCGACCGGCTCCGGCTGGCCGACGTGCTGGCCTCCGTGCGCGGCGGCGCGGGCACCCAGCAGGGGCTCGACTTCCGGGCGGTGGGGCGCCGGCGCACCGAGGTGATGCTGGAGATGCACTGCCGGGACCTGCGCGCGGATCAGACCGTCGCCGGGCTGGTCGTCACCCTGCGTGATGTCACCGAGCGCCGTCAGCTCGAGCGCGAGCTCACCCACCAGGCGTTCCACGACTCGCTGACCGGCCTGGCCAACCGGGTCCTCTTCGCCGACCGGCTACAGCACGCGCTGGCCCGCGGCGTCCGCGACAGCGCGGTGGTCGGCGTGCTCTTCATCGACCTGGACGACTTCAAGATCATCAATGACACGCTCGGTCACGCGGTCGGCGACCAGTTGCTGATCGCCGTCGCCGCGCGGATCGCCGGCGCGCTGCGTGCTGACGACACCGCCGCCCGGCTCGGCGGCGACGAGTTCGCCGCGCTGGTGGAGAACGTGCAGGACCCCGGCGCGGTCGAGGAGACCGCCACCCGGATCCTGGCCGCGCTGGCCGAGCCGATCGTCATCGACGGCGAATCGCTCCAGGCGATGGCCAGCATCGGCATCACCACCACGCCCGAGGCGGACACCGCCGACGCGCTGCTGCGCCAGGCCGACCTCGCGCTGTACGTGGCCAAGGGCGCCGGCAAGAACCAGTGGCGGCGCTACCAGTCGCACCTGCACGACGTCATGGTGCAGCGGCTCGAGCTGCGCTCCGCGCTGGACCACGCCGTCAACGAGGGGCACTTCCTGCTCCAGTACCAGCCCATCGTCGACCTGGAGACCGACGAGGCGGTCGGCTTCGAGGCGCTGGTGCGCTGGCACCACCCGTCCCGCGGTGTCATCGCGCCGGACCAGTTCATCGAGGTGGCCGAGGAGAGCGGGCTCATCGTGCCGATGGGCCGCTGGGTGCTGGACCAGGCGCTGCACACCGTGGCGCAGTGGCGGCGCATCCTGCCGCGCGCCCGGCAGCCGTACGTGAGCGTCAACGTCTCGGTACGGCAGTTCCGCCAGCAGGGCTTCGTCGATCAGGTCAGGGCCTCGCTCGACTACGCCGGGGTGCCGCCGCAGGCGCTGATGCTGGAGATCACCGAGACCCTGCTGATGGGCGACGACGAGCAGATCTGGGCCGACCTCGCCGTGTTGCAGGACCTCGGCGTGCGGATCGCGATCGACGACTTCGGCACCGGCTACTCGTCGCTGAGCTACCTGCGGCAGCGGCCGATCGACGTCCTGAAGATCGACAAGACGTTCATCGACGACATGATCGGCAGCGCGCAGCAGCATGCGCTGGTCGCGGGCATCGTGAGCCTGGCGCAGACGCTGAATCTGACGGTGGTGGCCGAGGGCATCGAGGACGCGACGCACCGGCAGATGCTGGCGCAGCTGGGCTGCCCGCTGGGCCAGGGTTACTACTACTCGGCGCCGCTCGACCCGACCGAGGCGCTGGCCTGGCTGCGCGCACCTATGCCACTCGCCGCCGCCTGA
- a CDS encoding LamB/YcsF family protein, which yields MDLNSDLGEGFGAWRLGDDEAMTDVVSSANIACGFHAGDPRTLLEVCERAVSKGVVIGAQVGYRDLPGFGRRFIDYETADLVADVIYQLGALDGLARAAGDRVLYVKPHGALYNAIVHHEGQAAAVIDAVRRYDPDLPVLGLPGSVFLRLAHEAGLRVVREAFADRGYRPDGTLVPRREPGALLHDPAEVAERMLRLVTDHTLVAVDGSVIKIEADSICVHGDSPGAVEMARAVHDALAGAGVEIAAFAAAAS from the coding sequence ATGGACCTCAACAGCGATCTCGGCGAGGGCTTCGGCGCCTGGCGGCTCGGCGACGACGAGGCCATGACCGACGTGGTGAGCAGCGCCAACATCGCCTGCGGGTTCCACGCCGGCGACCCGCGGACCCTGCTCGAGGTGTGTGAACGGGCGGTCTCCAAGGGCGTGGTCATCGGGGCGCAGGTCGGCTACCGGGACCTGCCCGGCTTCGGCCGGCGCTTCATCGACTACGAGACCGCCGACCTGGTCGCGGACGTGATCTACCAGCTCGGCGCCCTGGACGGGCTGGCCCGGGCGGCCGGCGACCGGGTGCTCTACGTCAAGCCGCACGGCGCGCTGTACAACGCGATCGTGCACCACGAGGGGCAGGCGGCCGCGGTGATCGACGCCGTCCGCCGCTACGACCCGGACCTGCCGGTCCTCGGCCTGCCGGGCTCGGTCTTCCTGCGCCTCGCCCACGAGGCCGGCCTGCGGGTCGTCCGCGAGGCCTTCGCAGACCGCGGCTACCGCCCGGACGGCACGCTGGTGCCGCGCCGCGAGCCGGGCGCGCTGCTGCACGACCCCGCCGAGGTCGCCGAACGGATGCTCCGGCTGGTGACCGATCACACGCTCGTCGCGGTCGACGGCAGCGTGATCAAGATCGAGGCCGACTCGATCTGCGTGCACGGCGACTCGCCGGGCGCGGTCGAGATGGCCCGTGCGGTGCACGACGCCCTCGCCGGCGCCGGCGTGGAGATCGCCGCCTTCGCGGCCGCGGCGTCATGA